DNA from Terriglobus sp. TAA 43:
AGGTCTGCATCGTTGCCGACTCAACTCCAGGCAAAGCTTCGAACTTGTGCAGTAGTTCTATCTCCTGTTGCCGTGAGTGTGTAGGCGATTGCGTCCGGTCGACCGGCACTAGGATCATGGTCGTCACTCCATGCGGATCGAAGCCTAGCTTCACGTTCTCCAGTGATTGCATCGTTTTTACGAACAGGCCACTCACCACCAGCAGGATGCATGTCAAAGCCACTTGTATCGCTACCAGCAATCGTGGCAGTTGGGAGCTATGCGTGACGTTCTTCGTGCTGATCTGAGCATGCCCGGTGCTTCCGCGAGTCGCTCTATAAATCGAAAGCAGGGGAAGCAGTGTGGCGGCGATACCGACCAGCAACGCAAGCATAGCCGTTACGGACAGTACGGTTGGACTCACCGCCAGCTCATCGAAGCGTGGATAGGTCTCTCCATACGCACGACGAACCATACCCACGGCTCCATACGCGATCCACGCGCCAAACGTCGCACCCAATAGCGACACCAGAATGCTCTCCGTCACCATTTGTTGCATCAGTCGCCAGAAGCTTGCGCCTAGGGCCGATCGCATCTGCATCTCCGGTATTCGGTTTGCGGCACGGCCAATTTGCAGATTCGCGGCATTCGCGCATGCGATCAGCAACAGCACTGCAACACCGCCAAGCAGCGCGAACAATGGCGTCTCCATATCTCCTACCACCAACTGCTGGTACGAGCGCAACGCGATATGCCGTTCTTTCTCGCCATTCTTTCGTGGGACATGTGCAAATACATTCTGCACATCTGCCAACGCCTGCTGTCGCGTCACGCCGGGCTTCAACCGGGCAATCGTCGCCGCATTCTCGATTCCGAATTCATCCTCGTCTTTCGCGTTCAACGAAATCGGCAAGTAGACGACCACCTCGCCCATCCCTGGAGCCACGGGCGCTCCTGCCGGAAGTACTCCAATTACGGTTCTCAGCTTGCCAGCCACATAGATCGTCGAGCCCACGACATGGGCGTCTGAATGCATTCGCTCGCGCCAGAAACCTTCGCTCACGACAACATTCAGACCATCGCGATCACTTGCGTTGATCAGCCTGCCGAGCTTTGCATTGAGTCCCATCACTCCGAATAAATCTGGCGTGACTTCGACTACGGGTGTCACGCGCGTCTCGCTCCCGGTACGCACGGGGTGGACCATCGTATTGAACGCTCCCACTCCGGCGAGACTGCGTGCATTGGCCCGCAAAGCGTCGATTGTGCGGTACGACAGTGCCTGGGGCGACGCAGTCATGCCTTCCGCACCATTCGCGGAGTACACCTGCACGAGTCTTGTTGACTCCGGTAGCGCTACTGGTTTGATAAGAATCGACTCGACGATTGCCGCCATGGTCGTTACGAATCCGAGTCCGAGCGCAAGCGTTAAGATCAACGTGATCGTATAGGCAGGAGAGGCGTTCAAGCCGCGGATCGCATAGCGAATATCCTGAGCCACGCGCTCGAGCCAAACCCATCCCCACACCTCGCGCGCGTTTTCCGCTGCCAGAAGTGCGTTGCCGAACCTCTTCCTAGCCGCGCGCCGCGCCTCCTCGGGAGGCATGCCCGCTGCAATGTTCTCGTCCGTCTCGATCGCTATATGTTCTTCGAACTCACGCAGCAGATTCTCTCTACGACGACCCCATCCAAACATTGCTTTGCACTCCCGCTAAGATTTCTCTTCAACGACCGGAGAAAGAACACGCGCAATTGCGGTCGTTAGTCGTTCCCACTTCGATGACTCGGCCGACAGTTGTTTTCGTCCTTTGGCTGTCAGCTGATAGAACCGTGCCTTGCGATTGTTCTCAGACACGCCGTCCTCAGCTACGATCAGCCCCGACTTCAGTAATCGCTGCAGAGCCGGATAGAGCGATCCATGCCCAACCTGCAGTACCTCGTCCGAACGCCGCTCGATCGTGCGCGCGATCGCGTGCCCGTGCACTTTGCCAAAGGCAAGCGTCTGCAGGATCAGCAGGTCCAGAGTGCCCTGCATCAATTCAAGCTGTTCTTTTCGCTCTCTAGTCGTCATTCGACCTAAAGCTACGGCTGTTCGGGTCGAATGTCAAGGGGGATGAGCTCGGTACTTGCGTATTGTGACGACCTGATTGGGCCGTCGTATAACGCTCGCTTAGACCAGAACTTACGGACAGTCTTTTGTAGGTGACAGTTGTGGCTTCCATTGCAGTCGGGCCGCTAGAGATGACCGGACAGCGACCGATTCCGGTGCTCTAGAACAGGAATGCACGGCCTGCCTAGACAGCTGATCGCAAATCCCTGTTGATGCCCCACACTGAAGGTTTGCGCCGGGGCGTGGGATAGCGGACGGTTACGAAATGCGTCCTGCGTCCTTGGTAACTATCTAAATGGTGTGCAGTAGATAACACTGATCCAGTAAACAGACCTGGGAGAAGGCGACTCTACGGAGTCGCCTCTTTTTTCATCCACAGCTTCTGGGAATCGCGTAATCTCATATCAATCGAGTTGAGGCACTGCAGCACAGACTGCCGAAAAGGCAGCGGGCGTGGAAGCTTTTGACGGGGGATGACTCACACCAGGTCTGTGAGAAACCGTACATCCCTCGTACGCTCGGGTCCCTTCATGCCATCGTCCAAGCCTCATGCTTTTGTCTGCCCCTGATCCATCTTCAGTGATCGACTGTGCCGTAATATCTGGTGGTGTTCGTTTGCTCGGTCCCAAACGAAACGCAAATTTTCCCAGCATGTCCGCGCAAGCATCGTCACGTGGCCGCCTCCGACTCTCCGCATACTCGGGAGATCCTGATCCCATCGCTTGCAAGAGCGACCTTCGTGGCGAAATATCCAATGCCCCGAACTACGCGGGCAGAGGCTGGAAGAAACTTAGAATTCATTCCCGCTTGAAATGAACTTCTCGCTTGGGGAACGAGAGGTGGGTGATGCGTCTCGCAAGCGTGTGCGTGGTGAGGAGTGGATAGCAGACGACAGCGACGCTTACGAAGATCAGCGCGTCGTGCCAAGTGTGTAGGTTTGCCATTCCGAGAAAAATCATTGAGATGCTTTCGAGTTTGAGGTCTTTCGAAACACCGCTCCCATACACCAAAAGGCATCTCTCTCTTGCTCACCGGAAGGAAATCATCCAGCTCCGGTGGTCGCGTTGAATCATGATTTGGACTTATGCAGAACGGCGTCCATCCGTAACTGTCTTTTGTGAACAGACAGGTGTTTCATCTGCAGTGTGACCTTCGGCGAGGAATAGGATGCATCTCCCTGGCAACATCTTTCGGATATCTGTCCACGACGGGCTGCAATCGAAGACACTTCATCTGGGATGACACTGTGTGAAAGCCTCTCCAGACGGGTTAGATGTCCGATGCCCTCTATATCCATGCAAGTGCGATCGCAGCAATCACAGCCAAAACAAAGGCAATCAGGCTCAGGATGCCGAAGAACGCCCAGGAGAATATCTGGGCCAGACTCGCAATCGGTCCAAGCTTCCAAACATAGACACCGGACGCTCCACCCACGCAAAGAACACAATACGAGAGCAGCAAAAGCGGCGGAATGATCCACGCGCCCGCAGAGAGTCGGCTGAATCCCTCGTCCTCTTCTACAAATTCTGCTTGGATCGCCGCCCCTGCGGTTCCGCTCACCAGAAAAGCTAAGATATCCGGTCGTGCTTGTTTCGATACGCTCGCGCCATGACCACCGCGATAGTAGAAGACTTCTGAATGCTGACCGAATGGTATCTGGAAGCCCGTATAGCCAGCTGTGCCAACGTCCCGCATATGGATGCCGCGCAGGGCACTGCAGAGGACGCCTACGGGGAAATCTTTCTGAGCCCTGGCGTTTCGCAACTCGCTAACTTGGCTCCGGTGCAGATCCCAGTCCCACTGCGCGGGCAGAACGCTTCCGTTCAGTGATACGCGCTTGAACACCATCCCGTTGAGATGACTGATGCTGTATCCGAACAGATACGTCCCGTAGCTGTGGCCGATGAAGTTGAAGGTTGCCTTCGGATTCTTCGCTAGCTCGGAGCTATATAGATCTTGAAACCAACGCAGCTTCTTTCGACGGAGAGTTGGAATCAGGAACTGAAGCGCTGAGAAACGCCCATACGTGGGCGGGATTATCTTGGCTCCGGCGAATTGTGATGAGATCAGATTTGACAATTTTTCAACCCAATTGTCATTGCTATCCCGGATACCGTGCAGAACGATATAGGTCGACTGGCTCGCATCAAGCACTCGCCCACCATGATTCCGCTCTTTGAAGTCACCGAGGATTGCTTGCCGGAAGATTGAATACTTTTCGTCATTGCCTGAGTCGTCACGATCGAAGCGCAACAGGCTCCCGTGCGTCGCCTCCAGTGTCATCTCGAAGCCTTCGAGGAAACCTTCCACGTCAAGGCTGTCATTCCGCTCGACGCGGCGATCGTCGGTACCGCGAATCTGAACGACGATTGGATTCGCATCGCGCGTACTGAGCTTACGAATCCACCATAGTCGAACATTGGTGACGAAATCCGAGCCGATCATGATGTCCCGAATAAGCCTCGCCCAGGGCAGGAAGAAGAGCGAAAAGCGTTCATACCAGCGAAGATGTACTCCTCGGTTAAAGGCAGCAAATAGAACGATGCGATGGACCCGGGAAGCCCACTCCTGAGGCTCTTCGCGATTCTTGGCACTTCCCAAACCACGCAAGTACGCCGCGCGGACAAGAATTCCTCCAAGGCTATTCCCCATCAAGGTGATCTCGTCAAAAGGGCCTTCCGTGTACCAGCGCGTTTGAATCCGCTGCGCGAGGTCCTCAGCCAGGTCATCGGCGCGCTTCGAGCTCAGCAGGTGAACCCGATGTTCGTAACGCAATATCTGTGGTTTTTCGTTCCAGAGCGGCTCATCGCTGAGGCGTTCCAGCAGGGGGTCAAAGTCAATGGTTGTATGGCCGATGCTGGGGGCAAGGACAATCAAACGCTTCATTGAGAACAGACCCGAAGAATGGGATAGACACGGAATGGCAGGAGTGTTGCACGGATGGAGCATCAGCGCAAGAACTTCCCTTCGTTGCCCACTCCGATCTCTTCCGATCGCAAGAGCTGGCTGAGAATGGCATGCGTGCGCTTCCACACATTCCTCTGTGTAGTCATCGCTATGTTCTCTGCGTGTGAGGAAAGATAACTTTTCTTCAGATTCAACCTGCGTGGTCCCGCCCGGACGAAAGCGAAACCGAATATGAAGACGGATGTATTGATTGTAGGAGCGGGACCAGTTGGTCTGACGATGGCCGCCGAGCTTGTACGTTATGGCCTATCCGTTCGTATTGTGGACAAGAATTCGCAGCGAACAGATAAGTCGAAGGCGATTGTTATTTGGTCCCGTACGCTCGAACTGCTGGATCGGATGGGCCCCGGAGTTACAGATCGATTTATCCAGGCCGGTCTCAAAGTTGAGTTCACGAACATCTTCGCGGGCGGGAAACAGATTGCGCAGGTCGATCTATCAACCGTCGATACGCCATTTAAATTCGTCCTGCTTATCCAGCAAAACGAGACAGAGAGAATCCTCGAAGAGTACCTAGCTGAACTAGGCGTCAAGGTAGAACGCGAAACAGAATTGCAGGACTTTGAGCAACGCGCGGACAGTGTTAGCTGCAACTTGGTATACGCGGACGGCGCCACAGAAAACGCTGAGTTCTCATGGCTCATCGGATGCGATGGTGCGCACAGCACTGTGCGACACAGGCTAGGAATGACGTTTGAAGGAAGCACTTTGCTCAACGACTGGATCCTTGCGGATGTTCACATTAGTGGCATAGACGGGCCACCGTCGGTGAATATTCACTGGCACTCCGCAGGGATACTCGCGCTCTTCCCACTGGGGGGAACGCGCTATCGCGTCATTGCCGATGTCGGTGCTTCGGCATCAGATGGTATTGGAGTGCATGGCAATCCCACCTTGGAAGAGGTGCAGAAAATTCTCGATGTCAGGGGATCGAAGGAGCTCAGGGCAGACGATCCGGTTTGGCTATCGAGCTTCACTATCAATGAACGCAAGGTCGCTGACTATCGCAAGGGGCGTGTGTTCCTGGCAGGCGACGCCGCGCATGTACACAGCCCTGCGGGTGGGCAGGGAATGAACACTGGCATGCATGATGCTTTCAA
Protein-coding regions in this window:
- a CDS encoding FAD-dependent monooxygenase; this encodes MKTDVLIVGAGPVGLTMAAELVRYGLSVRIVDKNSQRTDKSKAIVIWSRTLELLDRMGPGVTDRFIQAGLKVEFTNIFAGGKQIAQVDLSTVDTPFKFVLLIQQNETERILEEYLAELGVKVERETELQDFEQRADSVSCNLVYADGATENAEFSWLIGCDGAHSTVRHRLGMTFEGSTLLNDWILADVHISGIDGPPSVNIHWHSAGILALFPLGGTRYRVIADVGASASDGIGVHGNPTLEEVQKILDVRGSKELRADDPVWLSSFTINERKVADYRKGRVFLAGDAAHVHSPAGGQGMNTGMHDAFNLAWKLALVSRGLCNAEPLLMSYSAERSAVAKLVLEATGRATKVALMRGEVEQSLRNHIASLIFGLAPVQHMMANVLSEVAIGYPDSPLNTSCGLEHSRPAPGERAPVHEQASAIGTGSTPRFALCAEVDDGAYKGIMGEFAGLLEPTLRPTSDSGCLWLVRPDGYVALRARSGDAGAVGAYLLGL
- a CDS encoding alpha/beta fold hydrolase — protein: MKRLIVLAPSIGHTTIDFDPLLERLSDEPLWNEKPQILRYEHRVHLLSSKRADDLAEDLAQRIQTRWYTEGPFDEITLMGNSLGGILVRAAYLRGLGSAKNREEPQEWASRVHRIVLFAAFNRGVHLRWYERFSLFFLPWARLIRDIMIGSDFVTNVRLWWIRKLSTRDANPIVVQIRGTDDRRVERNDSLDVEGFLEGFEMTLEATHGSLLRFDRDDSGNDEKYSIFRQAILGDFKERNHGGRVLDASQSTYIVLHGIRDSNDNWVEKLSNLISSQFAGAKIIPPTYGRFSALQFLIPTLRRKKLRWFQDLYSSELAKNPKATFNFIGHSYGTYLFGYSISHLNGMVFKRVSLNGSVLPAQWDWDLHRSQVSELRNARAQKDFPVGVLCSALRGIHMRDVGTAGYTGFQIPFGQHSEVFYYRGGHGASVSKQARPDILAFLVSGTAGAAIQAEFVEEDEGFSRLSAGAWIIPPLLLLSYCVLCVGGASGVYVWKLGPIASLAQIFSWAFFGILSLIAFVLAVIAAIALAWI
- a CDS encoding ADOP family duplicated permease, producing the protein MFGWGRRRENLLREFEEHIAIETDENIAAGMPPEEARRAARKRFGNALLAAENAREVWGWVWLERVAQDIRYAIRGLNASPAYTITLILTLALGLGFVTTMAAIVESILIKPVALPESTRLVQVYSANGAEGMTASPQALSYRTIDALRANARSLAGVGAFNTMVHPVRTGSETRVTPVVEVTPDLFGVMGLNAKLGRLINASDRDGLNVVVSEGFWRERMHSDAHVVGSTIYVAGKLRTVIGVLPAGAPVAPGMGEVVVYLPISLNAKDEDEFGIENAATIARLKPGVTRQQALADVQNVFAHVPRKNGEKERHIALRSYQQLVVGDMETPLFALLGGVAVLLLIACANAANLQIGRAANRIPEMQMRSALGASFWRLMQQMVTESILVSLLGATFGAWIAYGAVGMVRRAYGETYPRFDELAVSPTVLSVTAMLALLVGIAATLLPLLSIYRATRGSTGHAQISTKNVTHSSQLPRLLVAIQVALTCILLVVSGLFVKTMQSLENVKLGFDPHGVTTMILVPVDRTQSPTHSRQQEIELLHKFEALPGVESATMQTSLPFSAYNMTLDGTTEIVGRPFHKGENAFYSMVGTNFVKTSGIRLLQGRSFTQSDENAASVVVLVNEAFVKKYLAGRQLLQSQLHFHREEGETEADLPFAQAMTVIGVVENEVQGGDLGAPYEPMVYVNNLQLPKGSMFEQLFNMSAQYAVRSNLSQDALAAELRGVLRKDAPGMAEMSLKPMEEAVAESLEQRKLAIRLVASFGMAALVLSAVGIYGVLSYSVSRRTREIGIRMALGSTRLKAATLVMQQAGLMVGLGLLPGLAAAWCAGYLLRSYLFGVRPLDLATLIEVGVMLLAIAAAAAGIPARRAATVNPVNALRAE
- a CDS encoding PadR family transcriptional regulator, giving the protein MTTRERKEQLELMQGTLDLLILQTLAFGKVHGHAIARTIERRSDEVLQVGHGSLYPALQRLLKSGLIVAEDGVSENNRKARFYQLTAKGRKQLSAESSKWERLTTAIARVLSPVVEEKS